In a single window of the Portunus trituberculatus isolate SZX2019 chromosome 9, ASM1759143v1, whole genome shotgun sequence genome:
- the LOC123501666 gene encoding uncharacterized protein LOC123501666, whose product MVEASEGGTHVGSVMNQLEDTSREIKECYERLDYIENKLRRRYYPTDEKKRLEKEVKDIKSHLSRHENNLRSLRGENRVAMLLSVLLLALGVLVYLVYRLLT is encoded by the exons ATGGTGGAGGCAAGTGAGGGAGGGACCCACGTGGGATCCGTCATGAACCAGCTAGAGGACACAAGCCGGGAGATCAAGGAATGTTATGAGAg GCTAGACTACATAGAGAACAAGCTGCGGCGACGGTACTACCCCACTGACGAGAAGAAGAggctggagaaggaggtgaaggatatCAAATCACATCTCTCCCGCCATGAGAATAACCTGAGGAGCCTTCGAGGGGAGAACCGAGTGGCCATGCTGCTATCAGTGCTGCTGCTGGCATTGGGAGTGCTCGTTTACCTTGTGTACCGcctcctcacctaa
- the LOC123501662 gene encoding LOW QUALITY PROTEIN: protein ABHD13-like (The sequence of the model RefSeq protein was modified relative to this genomic sequence to represent the inferred CDS: inserted 2 bases in 1 codon) produces the protein MVRLERMADEDVESGQPCLXPHPPPRPRVCHHHHHHQHHHHHHPNHDCEEENMTPKQKADFAVIKFVAGLVLAVMRKFWVTSSAVVVGIFVLFWLYGGLLALLLLLFALSGVVYQISDLLVYWPNFPPDSRVLVQPPATLGLPSENLFLYARDGTKLHAVFVKQDPSTIHTAPTFVYFHGNAGNLGHRLSNVYGLYRCLGVNLLLLEYRGYGLSQGAPSEEGLYLDAQAAVSYLKTRRDIDQNKIIIFGRSLGGAVAVDCVSRAEVSSRVAAVVLENTFTSIPDMAKVLFSGVKFLARLPHWCHKNKYLSKYKMCRVVVPTLFLSGQADALVPPRMMLELYHCCAAPAKRLMQFTHGSHNETWKCPGYYQVLAHFLDEVFKRSTQPPVLHPGVVCFSEPQVL, from the exons ATGGTGCGTCTGGAGAGGATGGCCGACGAGGATGTAGAGAGCGGACAGCCATGCCT CCCGCACCCTCCGCCACGTCCCAGagtgtgccaccaccaccaccaccaccagcaccaccaccaccaccacccgaacCACGACTGCGAGGAGGAGAACATGACCCCCAAGCAGAAGGCAGACTTTGCGGTGATCAAGTTTGTGGCGGGTCTGGTGCTGGCGGTAATGCGCAAGTTCTGGGTGACCTCATCAGCGGTGGTTGTTGGGATATTTGTCCTGTTTTGGCTGTATGGGGGTTTGCTggcattgctgctgctgctgtttgctcTCTCAG GTGTGGTATATCAGATAAGTGACCTGCTGGTGTACTGGCCAAACTTCCCACCCGATTCAAGGGTTCTGGTGCAGCCGCCGGCCACCCTTGGCCTTCCCTCGGAGAACCTGTTTCTTTATGCCCGTGACGGCACCAAGCTCCACGCCGTGTTTGTCAAGCAGGACCCCTCCACCATCCACACTGCCCCAACCTTTGTCTACTTTCATGGGAATGCTGGAAACCTGGgccaccg GCTGAGTAATGTATATGGCTTGTACCGCTGCCTGGGGGTgaacctgctgctgctggagtaCCGTGGCTATGGGCTGAGTCAGGGAGCGCCATCAGAGGAGGGGCTCTACCTGGATGCTCAGGCTGCTGTCTCTTACCTCAAGACTCGCCGCGACATTGACCAAAACAAGATCATCATATTTGGCCGGTCTCTTG GTGGGGCAGTGGCGGTGGACTGTGTGAGCCGGGCAGAGGTGAGCAGTcgtgtggcggcggtggtgctggAAAACACCTTCACCTCCATCCCAGACATGGCCAAGGTACTCTTCTCCGGGGTGAAGTTCCTGGCACGCCTCCCACACTGGTGCCACAAGAATAAG TACCTGTCCAAGTACAAGATGTGCCGTGTGGTGGTGCCGACGCTGTTCCTCTCAGGCCAAGCAGATGCACTGGTGCCACCACGCATGATGCTGGAGCTGTACCATTGCTGCGCTGCCCCTGCCAAGCGCCTCATGCAGTTCACACACGGCTCCCACAATGAGACCTGGAAGTGCCCCGGCTACTACCAGGTCTTGGCACACTTCCTGGATGAG gTTTTCAAGAGGAGCACCCAGCCTCCTGTGCTGCACCCAGGGGTGGTTTGCTTCTCAGAGCCCCAGGTTCTGTAG
- the LOC123501749 gene encoding transmembrane protein 41B-like, which translates to MKHLPGTCFTTKNISIQVSQDGRECFVDPRNIEAELTATSSPAECLTILPPSSSSHIDPVDCGTEEKSEELRRSPDSSGLCSIVIPSTPDATKDAEGSKMTQAKAETAGGGANGAGVGAMDTRRALLCLVAIFLVSLSALTFVYKNFPHLEEDEYQHMKLPRDIEDAKSLGRVLSHYKERYFSEVLAGVFVTYIFLQTFAVPGSIFLSILSGFLFRWELALLLICFCSATGASFCYLLSYLAGRPIVLKYLPERTKSWQEKVDKQRDNLLFYIIFLRITPFLPNWFINITSPIINVPLWPFWFGTFIGVAPPSILAVQAGTTLYQLTSSSDAFSLTSVVLLALAAILSLVPIILKNRLREKFD; encoded by the exons ATGAAACACCTGCCGGGGACATGTTTCACCACCAAGAACATTTCCATCCAAGTCTCACAGGACGGCAGAGAGTGTTTTGTTGATCCAAGAAACATCGAGGCGGAACTGACAGCCACTTCGAGTCCTGCAGAGTGTCTGACTatacttcctccatcttcctcaagCCACATCGATCCTGTGGATTGTGGGactgaagagaaaagtgaagagttgAGGCGCTCCCCTGACTCAAGCGGACTTTGCAGTATTGTTATCCCTTCCACGCCTGACGCGACCAAAGATGCAGAGGGTAGCA AGATGACGCAGGCCAAGGCGGAGACAGCGGGGGGAGGGGCCAATGGTGCCGGTGTGGGGGCCATGGACACACGCCGAGCCCTTCTCTGCCTGGTGGCCATCTTCCTGGTGTCCCTCAGTGCCCTCACCTTTGTGTACAAGAACTTCCCACACCTGGAGGA GGATGAGTACCAACACATGAAGCTGCCAAGGGACATAGAGGACGCCAAGAGTCTGGGCCGAGTGCTGTCCCACTACAAGGAGCGCTACTTCTCTGAAGTGTTGGCGGGAGTCTTTGTCACCTATATATT CTTGCAGACCTTTGCAGTGCCAGGGTCTATCTTCTTGTCCATCCTCTCAG GGTTCCTCTTCCGGTGGGAGTTAGCGCTGCTCCTGATCTGCTTCTGCTCAGCCACAGGAGCCTCATTTTGTTACCTGCTGTCCTATCTGGCCGGCAGACCCATCGTCCTTAAGTACCTGCCTGAACGTACAAAATCCTGGCAAGAGAAG GTGGATAAGCAGAGAGACAATCTGCTGTTCTACATCATCTTCCTGCgcatcactcctttccttcccaactGGTTCATCAACATCACAAGTCCCATCATCAACGTGCCGCTCTGGCCTTTCTGGTTCGGCACATTCATTG GTGTGGCTCCTCCAAGCATACTGGCAGTGCAAGCAGGCACCACCCTCTATCAGCTGACTTCCTCAAGTGATGCCTTCTCCCTAACATCTGTT gTCTTGTTAGCATTAGCAGCCATCCTGTCCCTTGTCCCAATTATTCTAAAGAATCGTCTGCGGGAGAAGTTTGACTAG